The Aeromicrobium yanjiei DNA segment GGCGCGGTGCGCGGCAGTGTCCACCGCGTCGAAGTCGACCGCCTCCACGACGCAGCCGGCCGCGGTCAGCTCGGTGACAGCGGCGTCGCGGCGCTCGCCCGGTCGCGCGGCGAGGGTGACGCGCAGACCCGGGGCGAGCCCCGCGTACCGTCGGGCGATCGCCAGGGCGATGTCGGACGTGCCGCCGAGCAGGAGCACGTGCTGGGGGTTGCCGAGGGCGTTGATCATGCAGACCTCACAGGTCGAGTCGTCGGGACAGGTCGGAGCGCAGGACGCCGTGCGGATCGACGCGGTGGCGCACCGCGAGGAACTCGTCGAGCCGGGGATACATCTGGCGGAGGGTGGTCGGCGTCGTCCGGGAGTCCTTGGCGAGGTAGACCCGGCCGCCGGCCTCGACGACCAGCGCGTCGAGATGGTCCAGCAGCGCGCCGAGGCCCGGCCGGACCGGCAGGTCGACGGCCAGCGTCCACCCCGGGACCGGGAACGACAGCGGCGCCGGACTGGCCTCGCCGAACCTCTTCAGCACGTTGAGCGACGAGACGTGCCCGGACGCGGCGATCCGCTCGACCGCCTCGGTGAACGCCGCGACCTCGGCGTCGGGCACCACGAACTGGTACTGGCAGAAGCCGCGTGGACCGTACAGCCGGTTCCAGTCGCCTACCACGTCGAGCGGGTGGAAGAACTGCGTGATGTCCTGCACCTCGCCGGTGCGGTGCCGGGGGGCCTTGGCGTACCAGAGGGCGTTGAACGCCTTGGCGCTCACGCGGTTGACCATGCTGATCGGCGGACGGACCGGCACCCGCCCGCGCTGGGGCGCGGCGAACTCGAGGGCGCGGCTGCGCAGATCGGGGTCGAGGTCGTCCAGGCGGGCCGAGTTGCCGCGGGTGATGACCGAGCGGCCCAGCGACGAGCCGGTCGTGGAGGTGTCGAACCAGGCGACCGAGTAGTCGTAGGCCGCGTCACCTGTCACGAGCCGGTCGAGCAGCGTCCCGAGATCCGGTGTGCGCTCGGTGTCGACGAGGAAGTACGAGGTCTGGACGCGCTTGAGCTGGATCGTCGCCTCCAGGACGATGCCGGTCAGTCCCATGCCGCCCACCGTGGCCCAGAACAGCTCGGGGTCGTCGCCCGAGGGGGAGAGGGTCAGGACGTCGCCCGAGGGCACGAGCAGCTCGATCGAGAGCAGATGATGCCCGAAGCTGCCGTCGACGTGGTGGTTCTTGCCGTGGACGTCGGCGGCGATCGCCCCGCCGACCGTGACCTGGCGGGTGCCCGGGACCACGGGCAGCCACAGGCCGAGGGGCAGCATCGCGCGGAGCAGGCGGTCCAGGCTGATGCCGGCCTGCACGCGTACCGAGCGGGCACGGGTGTCGACGTCGAGGATGCCGTTCCAGCCCGTGAGGTCCAGGACGGTGCCGCCGGCGTTCTGCGCGGGGTCTCCGTAGCTGCGCCCGAGCCCGCGGGTGATCACTCCCCGCGAGCCGGCCTGCGCGATCGCCGACCGGAGATCGTCCAGGTGCCGGGGCTGCTCCACCTGCGAGACCGTGGGGCTCGTGCCGCCCCAGCCCGTGAGCGTCGTGCGGGTCATGAGGCGTACACCCCGGTCGCGAAGATGATGAGCCAGACGGCTCCGAGGACCTGCAGGGCCGGATCGCGCAGGACGGCCTCCTCCGGCTCGCCGGCCAGGCCGCGGTCGACGTCGACCGCGTAGCGCAGCAACCCGACCACGAACGGTGCGATCGAGATCGCCTGCCAGTTGATCTCGGCATGCGAGGAGATCTCGAACGCCCACAGGCTGTAGGCCGTGATGGTCACCGCTGCAGCCAGGCTCCAGACGAACCGCAGGTACGACTCCGAGTACGTCTCGAGGGTCTTGCGCGTGCCGGCCGCAGAGCCCAGGCTCCGCAGCTCGGAGTAGCGCTTGCCCGCGACCATGAAGAGGGAGCCGAATGCGGCCACGAGCAGGAACCACTGCGACAGGGGCACGTCGACGGCCACGCCGCCGGCGATGGCGCGGAGCAGGAATCCCGCAGCCACGATCGACAGGTCGATGACCGGCTGGCGCTTGAGCCCCACGGCGTAGGCGATCTGCAGCAGCGCGTAGAGGATGAGCGTCGCCGCGAGCTGCGGCGCGACGGCGTACCCGATGCCGATGCCCAGCGCCGCGCAGACGCCCGCGCAGGCGAGCGCGAGCGTCGAGGAGAGCTCACCGGAGGCGACGGGACGGTTCCGCTTGGTCGGGTGGCGGCGGTCGTCCTCGGCGTCGATGACGTCGTTGAGCAGGTAGATGCCGGCCGCGGCCAGCGTGAACGCCACGAACGTCGCGACGACGTCGAGCACGATGCCGGTGGTCCAGGTGAGTCCTGCGGCGAGAGGGGCCGCGAGGACGAGGGTGTTCTTGGTCCACTGCCGGGGCCGCATCGTCCTGATGACAGCGGACGCGGTCCGCGCGGGGGTGTTCATGGTGCGCCCAGACTAGCCGCGCAGGGGTCTTCCGGCCGTCCACGCAGAATGCATGTCGCAAGCGCGCGCAATGAGCCCGACTCGCTGGTAACATAGGTCACAGATTGAGGGAGGGACTCATCGTGGGAACAATCACAGGCGGCATCGTCGCTTTCATCGCAGGTCTTGGTCTGGCCACGGCCACCGTCGTGGGCGTCGTCCAGACACAGCAGTCCGCCGGCGAGAAGCCGGTCGAGTCGACGAACGTGAGCTACGGCTCGAACAACTGACGTCGGGCGTCCAGCGCCCGGATCGACATGGGGCGGGCTCCTTCGGGAGACCGCCCTTCGTCATGCCCGGATGCGAGCGGGTCTGCGGCCGGCTGCCGCGGCTGTGACGACGCGGGAGAACGCCTGCTGCGAGGACTCCCAGGAGAACGTGAACGATTTCGCCAGCGCTCCGCGCCCGAGGAACTCCCGCAGCTCGCGGTCCTCGATCAGCTCGCGCAGGGCAGCGGTGAGCTGTGAGGGCGTGTCGACCAGGAGGCCGGTGTCCTTGTGGTCGATCGACTCGGTCGTGCCGCCCGCAGTGCTGTAGGCGACGGTCGGGGTCGCGTGGCCGCCGGCCTCGCCGACGACGATGCCCCAGCCCTCCTTGAGCGAGGGCAGCGCCATGACCCACGACTGGGCCAGCAGCTCGTGCTTGCGGGTGCCGTCGACGAACCCGTGGAAGACCACGCGGTCCGACACCCCGCGCGCCACGGCGTACGCGCGCAGCTCCTCGTCCCACCAGCCCGCGCCGATCACGTCCAGCACCAGATCGGGGTGATCGGCCGCCATCGCGGCGACGGCGTCGATCGCGTGCTCGACCTGCTTGTGGGGGACGAGTCGACCGACCACGCAGATGCGCGGCGTCGGTGAGCGGAGCACTCCGGCGACGGGTGCCGGGTCGTTGCCGTTGTGGATGATCGCGATGCGATCGCCGTCGACCCCCAGCTCGATGAGCTCGAGCTTGGTCGCGATCGACACCGCGACGTACTGGCAGTGCCGATACAGGACGGGCGCGAACCGGCTCTCGATCCACCAGCCGATCGTGCCGATCAGACCGGGATAGACCACGGGCCACTGCTCGCGGTGGACGTGGTGCACGAGCACGACGACCGGCTTGCGGGTCGCGAGCCGGGTGAAGAAGGGCAGCCCGTTCTGCACGTCGACCACCACGTCGACCTTGCCGTAGCGTCCGAGCAGGAGGGCCAGGAACGTCCGCAGGTAGATGTCGAGCTTGGTGCCGCGGCGGACGAACCGGATGCCGTCGACGACCTCGTCGGGGGGAGCGTGGCCGTGGGCCGCGCAGGCGATCGTCACGCGGTGGCCCTCGGCGACGAGGCCGCGGGCCATGCTCTCGACATAGCGTTCGGAGCCGCCGCCCTCGGGGTTGCGGGTGTCTCGCCAGTTGCAGAAGAGTACGTGCATGCGTTGCCCGGCGCGAGCCGGTGCCTCCCTCATGGCCGGAAGCCTGCCCGGCGCGCCCTCGCGCACGTCCCTCAACGCACGGTGCAGGTCCCTCAACCCGACAACCGTCACCCTATCAGGACGTGGCCCACGTCTCACGTATGCTCATCCGGTGCCTGACCTGCTCTTTCGTCCGACGCTGCGACGATCCTGGCGGCTGTTCCAGGCCTTTCGGGTCGAGCAGACCGACCCCGACCACTTCTACGGGACGCTTGCACGCGACTCCGTCGACCAGGTGAGCGCCTACGTCGACCTGGACGGCCAGTGGACGCTCGACGTCGGCGGGGGACCGGGCTACTTCGCCGACGCCTTCCGCGCCGCCGGGGCCGACTACACCGCGCTCGACGCCGATCTCGGCGAGCTCTCGGGCCTGGGCGAGCCCATGCCCGGCACGGTGCTCGGCAGCGGGATGCAGCTGCCGTTCGCGGACGACAGCTTCGGCGTCACCTACTCCTCCAACGTGCTCGAGCACGTCCCCGAGCCCTGGACGATGGCCGACGAGATGGTGCGCGTCACCCGCCCCGGCGGCCTGGTGTTCATCTCCTACACGCTCTGGTACGGGCCGTGGGGTGGCCACGAGACCGCGCCGTGGCACTTCCTCGGTGGGCACCGGGCGGCCCGCCGCTACGAGAAGAAGCACGGGCACCCGCCCAAGAACGTCTTCGGGACGTCGCTGTTCGCGGTCACCGCCGCAGCCGGCCTGGACTGGGCCAGGCACCAGACTGGCGCCGAGGTCGTCGCCGTCATCCCTCGCTACCTGCCGCGTTGGTCGTGGTGGGTGCTGCGCGTGCCCGGACTGCGTGAGGTGGTGACGTGGAACCTCGCCATAGTGCTGCGCAAGCCGTGACGGAGGTTTCCACCCGGCGGAGGTTCCGCCTCGCTGCGGTGTGCCTCGTGCTGACGGCACTCGCCTTCGTGCAGCAGCCGGGACGGATGGTCGCCGACACCAAGCTCGACCTGATCATCGACCCCGGAGGCTTCCTCGCTCGCTCGTTGAACCTGTGGGACGCGGAGGGCTTCTTCGGTCAGGTGCAGAACCAGGCCTACGGCTACCTGTTCCCGATGGGACCGTTCTTCTGGCTCGGCCACGCGATCGAGCTGCCGGCCTGGGCGATCCAGCGCATGTGGTGGGCGCTGCTGCTGTGCGTCGCCTTCCTCGGCATGGTCGCGCTCTGCCGCGCCCTCGGCATCCGCTCGCTCTGGGTGCAGGTGTTCGCCGGGCTGCTGTTCGCCCTGTCGCCGCGCATGCTCTCGGTGATCGGGCCCAGCTCGATCGAGGTGTGGCCGTCGGCGATCGCGCCGTGGGTCCTGGTGCCGCTCGTGATCGGGCTGAAGCGGGGCAGCCCTCGCCGGCAGGCCGCGTTGAGCGCCCTTGCCGTGGCGTGCGTCGGTGGCGTCAACGCCGTCGCCACGTTCGCGGTGATCCCGTTGGGCGCGATCTGGCTGCTGACCTCACCGCGTGGCCCGCGCCGGCGCGCACTCATGCTGTGGTGGCCGCCCTTCGTCCTCCTGGGCACGTTGTGGTGGCTCGCGCCGTTGTTCCTGCTCGGATCGGTGAGCCCTCCGTTCCTCGACTTCATCGAGAGCTCCTCGGTGACGACCTCGGCCGCGACGGTCCTGGACGCCCTGCGCGGCACGACGAACTGGGTGCCCTACATCTCCTCCACGGCGGTGGCCGGCAGGGAGCTGGTGACCAATGCGTCGCTGATCCTCAACGGGGGCGTCGTCATGATCCTCGGCGTGATCGGTCTGGTGATCGCTCCGGTCCGCTACCGCCGGTTCCTGGTCTGGGGCGTGCTGAGCGGGCTCGTCCTGGTCACGCTCGGTCACACCGGCTCGGTGTCCGGGTGGTGGTCCGGAGGCTTCCAGACCGTGCTGGACGGCGTCCTCGCCCCGCTGCGGAACACCCACAAGTTCGACGTCGTCATCCGCATCCCGCTGGTCCTCGGCGCGGCGTTCGCGGTGTCCGCCGCGATCGAGCGTCGTCAGGACGACACGGACGGTGCCCGCCGAGTCGGAGTCGCCGTGCTCGTGGCGGCCGCCGTGGTGGGTGCGACCTCGCCGGCCTGGACGGGCCACCTCGCCAACCGCGGGACGTTCGAGGTCACGCCGACGTACTGGCAGCAGGCCGCCGACTTCCTGGACGAGAACGCCACGGGGACGTCCTTGCTGGTGCCCTCGTCGGGCTTCGGCGACTACCTGTGGGGGAGCACGGGCGATGAGCTGATGCAGTCGATCGCCCGGTCGCCGTGGGCGGTGCGCAACAGCATCCCGCTCACGCCCACCGGCACGATCCGCTACCTGGACTCGATCACCTCGGCGCTCGACCAGGCGCGCGGGTCCCGCCGGCTCGCGGAGACCCTCGGCCGTGCGGGCGTCGAGTACCTCGTGGTGCGCAACGACCTGCAGAACCAGGTCGTGGACGGCCGCACCGAGCTCGTCTACTCGACGCTGCGAGACACCCCCGGTCTCACGCAGGTCGCGACGTTCGGACCGCGGCTGGGCGGCGAGCCGGTCATCGACCTGGAGAGCCAGCGGTCGTTCTCCCAGGGAGGCTGGCAGTCGGCCCATCCCGCGATCGACATCTGGAAGGTCGATCCGACCGCTGCGACGGCCCCTCAGTCCCTCGACGAGACGCCGACCGTCGTCGGCGCCGCGGACAGCCTTGCCGTCCTCGACGAGCTGGGGGTCACGGCCGGCCGCTCGACGGTCCTGGCGGCGGACCAAGCCGCGGACGGACCTCGCGGTCCGCTCGTGGTGACGGACGGCCTGCGTCGTCAGGAGGCCGCCTTCGGCCGGGTGGACACGCTGCGGTCGGCGTCCATGACCCCGGACGAGCCGTACTCGCTCGACCGCAAGCTCCACGACTACGTGCAGGAGGGGGACGCTCGCTGGACCAGTGTCCGGGAGCTGCGCGGAGCGGCTGCGCTGTCGGCCTCGAGCGCGCGGTCGGCGGCCAACAGCCTGATGGGGCTGGACCCCGGCGCCCAGCCATGGTCGGCCTTCGACGGCGACCGGCGCACCGCCTGGACCGCGAACACCTCGGAGGCCTGGCTGCGTCTGGACCTGCGTCGCGTGCGCGACCTCGGCGCGGTCCGCATCGTCGCGGACGCGGCGCCGGGTGAGAAGACCTCGCTGGAGGTGGACACCGAGGACGGGGTGGTGCGCCGCGAGGCCGACGGACGCACGCCGGTGCTGATCGACGTCGGCGAGGTGGGGCACCTCGAGATCCGGGGTGCCACCGCGGATGGACGGAACCTGTCCATCGCCGAGGTGTCGTCGCCCGAGCTCCGGCTGTCGCGGCCGCTCGTGCTGCCCGCGACCCCGCGTGAGTGGGGAGCCGCCGACCAGGTCGTCCTCGGAGTGGACGCGGGCGCACGCCCGTCCTGCGTGACCGTCGAGGGCCTCGACCGCTGCCGGGCCGGCGAGGGACGCCAGAGCGAGGACGCCGTGCTCGTCGACCGGGAGATCCCGGTGTCGCTGAAGGGCGACTACGACCTCAAGATCAAGACCCGTCCGCTCGCGGGCGAGGCCGCCGACGAGCTGCTCCAGGAAGGCCTCCCGTTCACGGTGCAGGCGACCTCGACCGTCACGGACGACGTGCGGGCCAGCGTGGCCCGGGCGGTCGACGGCGACCTCCGCACCGGGTGGATCGCGGACCCGGGCGACACGGATCCCTCGCTCGAGGTCACGTGGGACTCGCCCAGACGGTTGTCCTCCCTCACCCTGCGCACCGCCTCAGGCCTTCCCGCCTCGAAGGTGAGCAGTGCGATCCTCGAGCTCGGCGACGGCACGCTGCGACGAGTCGCCCTGGAGAACGGCAGGGGGCGATTCCCGGCGGTGCGCACCGACCGCCTCGTCGTCCACCTGGACTCCGAGAAGGACGCCACGGACTTCGGTACGGACGGCTTCGCGAGGCGCCTGCCCGTCGGGGTCAGCGAGCTGACGTTCAACGACCGTCCGGCCGCCCGTCCGGACCGGTCGACGGACCCCGTGGTGCTGCCGTGCGGCTCGGGTCCCACGGTGGTCGTGGACGGTGAGGAGCACCGGACGGCGGTGAGGACCACGGCTGCAGCGGTCGCCGCCGGGAAGTCGGCGACCGCGCGCCTGTGCGACGACGAGGGCATCACCCTGCCGGCAGGCACCAGCCGGGTCACGGTGCGCGCATCGGATCTCTACGGCGCCGGTCAGACCATCCTGACGCGGTCGGGAAGCGCCTGGTCCGCCGGGAGCAGCGATCGCCTCGTCACGACGACGCAGAACGCCAACCCCGGATGGGCGGGCTCGGTCGACGGTGAGTCCGCCGAGGCCGTGACGGTCAACGGCTGGCAGCGGGGCTGGATCGTGCCGGAGACGGGTTCGTCGACGGTCGAGGAGACCTTCACGGCCGACGTCCCCTACCGCTCTGCGCTCGTGGCCGGTGCAGTCGGCGTCCTGGCCCTCGTGGCCATCACGCTCGTGCCGGGACGGGGCTCGCGCAGGCGCATGAAGCCGGACGCCGACGGTGCGGTGGCCCCGTGGGGCCCGATCACGTTCGTCGCGATGGTGGCGACGGTCGGGCTCGTGGCGGGGACGGCCGGAGTGGCGTGCGCCGTGGTGGGAGGGGCCGTCGCGGTCGCCCTGAGCGAGCGCCGCATGGCGGTGATCGCCTGGATCGGCGGACTGCTGCTCGTGGCCGTGGGCTGCTACGTCGGGTGGGTGCTGACCGACCAGGACGTCCCGGTCGTCTCCTGGCGGCTGCCTCAGCTCTGTGCGGCGGCCTCGCTCGGCGCCGTGGCGGCCGGCGTCGGCTGGAGTCGCGGACGCAGCGCCATGCCGGGCACCTCCACGAATCGGTAGAGGAGCTCCGACACGGCCAGGCTGATCCCCATGATCACGACGAACAGGACGACCGGGTTGCTGTCGAACACCGTGAAGCCGAGACGGGGGACCGCGATGGCCAGCACGATCACGTGGCAGCAGAACAGGGCGTACGAGATGTGACCGAGGTGGCGGACGGCGGGCAGCGACATCGCGCGCGCCACGGGGGAGTCGTCCGTGCCGAGCACGCAGGGAGCGATCAGCAGCAGGGCGATCGCCGCGTAGCAGACGTGCCGCATGATCGCCTGCGACGGCGTGGGCGCGATGAGCAGCGGTGAGCCGCCGAGCGGTGTTGAGACGAACACGAGGATCGCCGCGGCGGACGTCCAGCACGCGACCCGGTCCTGGCCGAGCGTGGACAGCCAGGACGTCAGCCGACCCGGTGCCCCGGAGTCGACGGTGAGGACCGCCAGGCCGATGCCGAGGGCGAACCAGCTCAGGTAGGACGGCAGCCACTTCGCGGCCCAGGGAGCCCAGGAGGCGTCCATGACGTGGGTCGCGGCGACCCACGCCACGCTGAGGACGATCAGCGCGGCGACGAAGACGAGGAGGCGCACCGGACGCCAGCGGTCGCGGCACACGACCTTGACCAGCACGGCCCCCAGCAGCGGAAGGATGAGGTAGAAGGCGACCTCGATCGTCAGGCTCCACATCTGGGTCAGGCCCTGTGGCAGTTGCGTCTCGCGGTACAGATCGACCATCAACAGGTTCTGCACCCAGCGCGAGACGCCCATCGACCGGTTCTCCGCAAGGAGTGTCATCGCCGCCACGACCGTCACGACGTACACCGGGACGATGCGAAAGAACCGCTTCTGGAAGTACACCCGGGCGGGGTCGTGCGGAGCACGGTCGTGGGCCGCCACGAGGTAGGGCCGGCAGAGCAGGAATCCCGACAGGACGAAGAAGACCGCGACCCCTGCCTCGAGCCGCTGGACGACCACACCGAGGAATCCGCTCGTGTAGAAGCCCGACCAGAACCCCACGTGGGTCACGACGACCGCGATGGACGCGGCGGCGCGCATGGCGTCCAGCTGCGGGAAGTCACGTCGGGCAGTCGTCATCTCGGCACCATCCGGGTTGCGATGTTCATGGAGTCGACGCACAGGCGCGACCCCGGCGGGAGCGTGAACCGGATGCGGTCGTTCGCCCCTTCGGTCCTCAGGCTCAGGGTATGCGCGCCCTCCAGGATGCGCGTGTCGTAGCTCGTGTCGCCCACGGTCACCGTGACGTCGGCGTCGCCGTCGGACCGATAGGACATCGACAGCCAGAATGGGAAGTCGAAGGTCCGGCTGCCGAACAGGATCTGCGGATTGCGGTCCGATCCGCTCAAGCAGGTGTCGAGTCGGTCCTCGGCCACGACGAAGTCCTCGCCCGCGAAGCCGGGGACGATCAGACCGTTGTCGTCCAGCACCTGGATGTCGTTCGCGATGTCAGGTGTCGTGAAGCGGTCACCTACCGGCGCCAGTGTCCGGCTCGCCAGGTTGGTGGGGAAGAACAGCTCGGGCATGACCACACCGGGGACGCTCTGGTCGGCGAGGGCCACCGGCTGCTTCTGGCTCTCGAGCTCGTTCACGGCCGTCGTGATGAACCGTCGCGCCTCGAACTCCTCGTGCCACGGCTTGACGTAACCGATCGTCGAGGCGACCGACCCGATCACGAACACCACGACGTACGCGACGCCGACCCGCACCATCCGCCGGTTGTCGAAGAGCGCGCCGTTCCTCGGGACCAGGACCCGGGGCAGGCCGACGATCGGCATGACGGCGAGTCCGATCCCCAGGGCCACGTACGGCACGAAGTCCGCCCAGTAGCGGACTTCGTAGGTGGTCGCCCCGCCGAAGGCGCCCGCGCGACCGTAGGCCAGGAGCCCGACGGTCGCGAGGGTGTACGGCACCAGGAACCACAGCGGCAGCAGGGCGCCGCGGTAGCGAAGCACCAGGAGCACCGCGGCGGCGGCGATCAGCATCGCGGAGATCACGACAGCGCCCTGCGGGGGGTCGGCGAGCTGCCGCGGGCCGGCACCGCCGGGCAGCTGGAGCCACTGCCAGGGGCCGCCGAGCGCTGCCGACGACAGGTTGGACAGGACGAAGCGGTCGGCCAGCTGGCCGTAGTCGGGCTTGTCGCCGGGGGGCTTGGGCGGGGAGGACGAGAAGTATGCGACCAGGTAGATCACGAGGGGCAGCGCGTAGGCGGTCCACGCGAAGCGGTAACGGACCAGCGTCGACCACACGCGACGGGGCAGCGGCCCCTGCGCGGCGTAGACGAGGGTGATGATCGCCAGCATCGGGACGATGAGGGCGGCCTTCACGTACAGAAGGAGAGCCACCACGACACACGCTGCAGCCGCGAGGGCCCACCGGCGCCGGCCCGTCCGGAGCAGCAGCACGTGGCACCCGATCGCGCCGAACATGAACGGCTGGACGGCCAGGGAGTTCAGCCCCGCCGCCCACCACATCAGCGAGGTGACCGTGATCGAGGAGAACAGGTACACCGCCAGCGGGAGCAGGATGCGCGGACGGTTGCCGAACACCGTGCGCAGCATCCACCAGCACGCGAGCGCGGACGCCACCTGGAACACGATCAGCTCGGCGGCCGCCGCCCACCACGCGAAGGCACCCGCATGGGCGACGGGCAGCACCAGGGCGAAGCTGAGCGGCATGACGTGCAGGTTGTGACGGTGGAACAACCACGCCACGTCGGCGTCCCCACGGGCGACGTCGGACAGGAAGAGGAAGTCGTCGCCGAAGAACCAGCCGCCCGAGACCGCCCAGGCGCGAAGGGCCGTGCTCACGATGATCATCGCGAGGGCGGCGGCGGTCACGGCACCACGCCGCGCAAGGGGCTCCTGACGTGCGCGCAGTGCATCGACGCCGTCCTGCAGCAGTGAGGTCACGAGCAGAATCATCGCACGCAGAGGGGCGCGGGCAGTGGTCAAAGGAGGGCTCAAACGACAAGGTGTGACCTGCGACGCTGTGACACCGATTACTGTTACCGTTCGGTAATCAAACTTGTGGAGGGAGCCCACAGTGGCAAAGAAGTTG contains these protein-coding regions:
- a CDS encoding FAD-binding protein; translation: MTRTTLTGWGGTSPTVSQVEQPRHLDDLRSAIAQAGSRGVITRGLGRSYGDPAQNAGGTVLDLTGWNGILDVDTRARSVRVQAGISLDRLLRAMLPLGLWLPVVPGTRQVTVGGAIAADVHGKNHHVDGSFGHHLLSIELLVPSGDVLTLSPSGDDPELFWATVGGMGLTGIVLEATIQLKRVQTSYFLVDTERTPDLGTLLDRLVTGDAAYDYSVAWFDTSTTGSSLGRSVITRGNSARLDDLDPDLRSRALEFAAPQRGRVPVRPPISMVNRVSAKAFNALWYAKAPRHRTGEVQDITQFFHPLDVVGDWNRLYGPRGFCQYQFVVPDAEVAAFTEAVERIAASGHVSSLNVLKRFGEASPAPLSFPVPGWTLAVDLPVRPGLGALLDHLDALVVEAGGRVYLAKDSRTTPTTLRQMYPRLDEFLAVRHRVDPHGVLRSDLSRRLDL
- a CDS encoding decaprenyl-phosphate phosphoribosyltransferase, giving the protein MNTPARTASAVIRTMRPRQWTKNTLVLAAPLAAGLTWTTGIVLDVVATFVAFTLAAAGIYLLNDVIDAEDDRRHPTKRNRPVASGELSSTLALACAGVCAALGIGIGYAVAPQLAATLILYALLQIAYAVGLKRQPVIDLSIVAAGFLLRAIAGGVAVDVPLSQWFLLVAAFGSLFMVAGKRYSELRSLGSAAGTRKTLETYSESYLRFVWSLAAAVTITAYSLWAFEISSHAEINWQAISIAPFVVGLLRYAVDVDRGLAGEPEEAVLRDPALQVLGAVWLIIFATGVYAS
- a CDS encoding class I SAM-dependent methyltransferase — encoded protein: MPDLLFRPTLRRSWRLFQAFRVEQTDPDHFYGTLARDSVDQVSAYVDLDGQWTLDVGGGPGYFADAFRAAGADYTALDADLGELSGLGEPMPGTVLGSGMQLPFADDSFGVTYSSNVLEHVPEPWTMADEMVRVTRPGGLVFISYTLWYGPWGGHETAPWHFLGGHRAARRYEKKHGHPPKNVFGTSLFAVTAAAGLDWARHQTGAEVVAVIPRYLPRWSWWVLRVPGLREVVTWNLAIVLRKP
- a CDS encoding acyltransferase family protein; the protein is MTTARRDFPQLDAMRAAASIAVVVTHVGFWSGFYTSGFLGVVVQRLEAGVAVFFVLSGFLLCRPYLVAAHDRAPHDPARVYFQKRFFRIVPVYVVTVVAAMTLLAENRSMGVSRWVQNLLMVDLYRETQLPQGLTQMWSLTIEVAFYLILPLLGAVLVKVVCRDRWRPVRLLVFVAALIVLSVAWVAATHVMDASWAPWAAKWLPSYLSWFALGIGLAVLTVDSGAPGRLTSWLSTLGQDRVACWTSAAAILVFVSTPLGGSPLLIAPTPSQAIMRHVCYAAIALLLIAPCVLGTDDSPVARAMSLPAVRHLGHISYALFCCHVIVLAIAVPRLGFTVFDSNPVVLFVVIMGISLAVSELLYRFVEVPGMALRPRLQPTPAATAPSEAAAQS
- a CDS encoding glycosyltransferase family 4 protein — protein: MHVLFCNWRDTRNPEGGGSERYVESMARGLVAEGHRVTIACAAHGHAPPDEVVDGIRFVRRGTKLDIYLRTFLALLLGRYGKVDVVVDVQNGLPFFTRLATRKPVVVLVHHVHREQWPVVYPGLIGTIGWWIESRFAPVLYRHCQYVAVSIATKLELIELGVDGDRIAIIHNGNDPAPVAGVLRSPTPRICVVGRLVPHKQVEHAIDAVAAMAADHPDLVLDVIGAGWWDEELRAYAVARGVSDRVVFHGFVDGTRKHELLAQSWVMALPSLKEGWGIVVGEAGGHATPTVAYSTAGGTTESIDHKDTGLLVDTPSQLTAALRELIEDRELREFLGRGALAKSFTFSWESSQQAFSRVVTAAAAGRRPARIRA
- a CDS encoding DUF3367 domain-containing protein, with product MTEVSTRRRFRLAAVCLVLTALAFVQQPGRMVADTKLDLIIDPGGFLARSLNLWDAEGFFGQVQNQAYGYLFPMGPFFWLGHAIELPAWAIQRMWWALLLCVAFLGMVALCRALGIRSLWVQVFAGLLFALSPRMLSVIGPSSIEVWPSAIAPWVLVPLVIGLKRGSPRRQAALSALAVACVGGVNAVATFAVIPLGAIWLLTSPRGPRRRALMLWWPPFVLLGTLWWLAPLFLLGSVSPPFLDFIESSSVTTSAATVLDALRGTTNWVPYISSTAVAGRELVTNASLILNGGVVMILGVIGLVIAPVRYRRFLVWGVLSGLVLVTLGHTGSVSGWWSGGFQTVLDGVLAPLRNTHKFDVVIRIPLVLGAAFAVSAAIERRQDDTDGARRVGVAVLVAAAVVGATSPAWTGHLANRGTFEVTPTYWQQAADFLDENATGTSLLVPSSGFGDYLWGSTGDELMQSIARSPWAVRNSIPLTPTGTIRYLDSITSALDQARGSRRLAETLGRAGVEYLVVRNDLQNQVVDGRTELVYSTLRDTPGLTQVATFGPRLGGEPVIDLESQRSFSQGGWQSAHPAIDIWKVDPTAATAPQSLDETPTVVGAADSLAVLDELGVTAGRSTVLAADQAADGPRGPLVVTDGLRRQEAAFGRVDTLRSASMTPDEPYSLDRKLHDYVQEGDARWTSVRELRGAAALSASSARSAANSLMGLDPGAQPWSAFDGDRRTAWTANTSEAWLRLDLRRVRDLGAVRIVADAAPGEKTSLEVDTEDGVVRREADGRTPVLIDVGEVGHLEIRGATADGRNLSIAEVSSPELRLSRPLVLPATPREWGAADQVVLGVDAGARPSCVTVEGLDRCRAGEGRQSEDAVLVDREIPVSLKGDYDLKIKTRPLAGEAADELLQEGLPFTVQATSTVTDDVRASVARAVDGDLRTGWIADPGDTDPSLEVTWDSPRRLSSLTLRTASGLPASKVSSAILELGDGTLRRVALENGRGRFPAVRTDRLVVHLDSEKDATDFGTDGFARRLPVGVSELTFNDRPAARPDRSTDPVVLPCGSGPTVVVDGEEHRTAVRTTAAAVAAGKSATARLCDDEGITLPAGTSRVTVRASDLYGAGQTILTRSGSAWSAGSSDRLVTTTQNANPGWAGSVDGESAEAVTVNGWQRGWIVPETGSSTVEETFTADVPYRSALVAGAVGVLALVAITLVPGRGSRRRMKPDADGAVAPWGPITFVAMVATVGLVAGTAGVACAVVGGAVAVALSERRMAVIAWIGGLLLVAVGCYVGWVLTDQDVPVVSWRLPQLCAAASLGAVAAGVGWSRGRSAMPGTSTNR